In one Fluviispira vulneris genomic region, the following are encoded:
- the gatA gene encoding Asp-tRNA(Asn)/Glu-tRNA(Gln) amidotransferase subunit GatA, which translates to MSHKNKFSSEFVNNINQHSAYSLAKAFRTGERKPSQYLEELFEHIEKQNPELNALTNLQKEYAFARAKELESKKPEADQLLYGVPVVIKENIQKIGFSVECASKMLKGYRGQFDATAIASLEKAGAILIASANMDEFAMGSANEHSAHGAVKNPHDLNRVSGGSSGGSSVACAAGFAPISLGSDTGGSVREPAAFCGIFGFKPTYGRVSRYGLVAFGSSLDQISPFARTVEDLDLVLKVIGHEDPLDATTLRGCYESQIEKATLKGKKVGVIRSLLKSGLDENVSEQFTNLEESLKKQGVEFVDIEIPSLSHTLSVYYVIACAEASSNLSRFDGIRFGHRAENTDDLADLYSKSRSEGFGAEVKRRIMLGTFTLSAGYYDAFYGRALAVRDMMAKEFAAVFEELDFIYMPTAPTSAFKFGENSHDPLKEYLYDVFTIPANLTGIPAISLPAKVKEGCLPVGLQFMAAKGRDAELIAFAAALEKAKLVGTTALV; encoded by the coding sequence ATGAGTCATAAAAATAAATTTAGTTCTGAATTTGTCAATAATATAAATCAGCATTCAGCTTATTCTTTGGCAAAAGCATTCCGGACGGGAGAAAGAAAACCCAGTCAATATTTGGAAGAACTGTTTGAGCACATAGAAAAGCAAAACCCTGAATTGAATGCTTTGACAAATCTTCAAAAAGAATATGCATTTGCCCGAGCAAAGGAATTGGAAAGCAAAAAGCCTGAAGCCGACCAACTTCTTTATGGAGTTCCTGTTGTCATAAAAGAAAATATTCAAAAGATTGGTTTTTCAGTAGAATGTGCCTCAAAAATGCTGAAAGGTTATCGTGGTCAATTCGATGCCACAGCTATCGCCTCATTAGAAAAAGCAGGAGCCATACTTATAGCGAGTGCGAATATGGATGAATTTGCTATGGGTTCTGCAAATGAACACAGTGCGCATGGAGCAGTTAAGAATCCTCACGATCTCAACCGCGTGAGTGGGGGATCGAGCGGTGGCTCATCCGTTGCTTGTGCGGCAGGTTTTGCTCCTATTTCATTGGGTTCTGATACAGGTGGGAGTGTCCGAGAACCAGCAGCTTTTTGTGGCATATTTGGCTTCAAACCCACTTATGGGCGAGTTTCACGCTATGGTCTCGTTGCGTTTGGCTCAAGTCTCGATCAGATTTCGCCCTTTGCTAGAACGGTTGAAGATCTCGACCTCGTTCTCAAAGTGATAGGGCATGAAGATCCACTTGATGCCACGACACTTAGAGGCTGTTATGAATCTCAAATAGAAAAAGCAACTCTGAAAGGAAAAAAAGTAGGAGTTATCCGTAGTCTATTAAAATCTGGATTGGATGAAAATGTCTCCGAACAGTTTACAAATCTAGAAGAAAGTTTAAAAAAACAAGGTGTTGAATTCGTAGATATTGAAATTCCGTCTTTGTCTCACACTTTAAGTGTTTATTATGTCATTGCCTGTGCAGAAGCTTCGAGCAATTTATCGCGCTTTGATGGCATTCGCTTCGGTCACCGAGCTGAAAATACCGATGATTTAGCAGACCTGTACAGTAAGTCTCGTTCAGAGGGTTTTGGTGCCGAAGTGAAGCGTAGAATTATGCTAGGGACATTTACTTTAAGTGCTGGTTACTATGATGCCTTTTATGGGCGAGCTCTCGCTGTGCGTGATATGATGGCGAAGGAGTTTGCAGCAGTTTTTGAAGAATTAGATTTTATTTATATGCCTACAGCACCTACAAGTGCATTTAAATTTGGTGAAAATTCTCATGATCCACTCAAAGAGTATCTGTATGATGTTTTTACTATTCCCGCTAACTTAACAGGAATTCCCGCAATATCTTTGCCGGCAAAAGTGAAAGAAGGATGCTTACCTGTTGGGCTTCAGTTTATGGCTGCTAAGGGAAGGGATGCTGAATTGATTGCGTTTGCTGCAGCTCTCGAAAAAGCAAAACTGGTTGGAACAACAGCACTGGTCTGA
- the gatB gene encoding Asp-tRNA(Asn)/Glu-tRNA(Gln) amidotransferase subunit GatB, translating to MSENNLTSYPKVLEIMKKYDVVIGIEVHCQLATKSKMFSYAKNAYGDSPNSNIDPTCLGLPGALPTINEECVNLAIRMGLALKSDIQPVSVFARKNYFYPDLPKGYQITQYDKPICFGGELQLASGKKVRIERVQIEEDAGKNIHVGATSLVDYNRSGVGLIEIVSAPDMTSPEEASDYLRKLHSYVVNLDISEGDLERGNFRADANVSIKPKGSNVLGQRCEIKNVNSFKYLEKAIAYEVERQFEVLESGGTIHMETRGYDSDKNITIGQRSKESAKDYRYFPEPDLPPLVVSKERIEKVRSQMPELPESKAARFIEKYGLPEYDAKVITSSRINSAYFESLVNSLLGKVDPKNISNYFMTDVMRASKVFAEEKGISLDELQQVPVSLENSNALLSLQASGTISGRIAKEIFEEMILSGKSPVEIVKEKNLIQISDETSIAKICEQVILENPEQLAQYLSGKEKLFGFFVGQTMKISGGKLNPSKVNEMLKKLLESKK from the coding sequence ATGAGCGAAAATAATTTAACAAGTTATCCAAAAGTACTTGAGATAATGAAAAAATATGATGTTGTTATTGGTATTGAAGTACACTGTCAATTAGCAACCAAAAGTAAAATGTTTAGCTATGCCAAAAATGCATATGGCGATTCACCTAATTCTAATATTGATCCGACTTGTTTAGGATTACCAGGAGCTTTACCAACAATTAATGAAGAGTGTGTAAACTTAGCTATCCGTATGGGATTGGCGCTTAAAAGTGACATCCAACCCGTGAGTGTTTTTGCACGGAAAAATTATTTTTACCCTGACTTACCTAAGGGATATCAAATCACTCAATATGATAAACCCATTTGTTTTGGCGGTGAACTTCAACTTGCAAGTGGTAAAAAAGTGAGAATTGAGCGTGTGCAAATTGAAGAAGATGCAGGTAAAAATATTCACGTAGGTGCTACTTCACTCGTTGATTACAACCGCTCCGGAGTGGGGCTGATTGAAATTGTCAGTGCTCCAGATATGACTTCTCCAGAAGAAGCTAGTGATTATTTGCGAAAATTACATAGCTATGTTGTTAATTTAGATATTTCTGAGGGTGATTTAGAGCGAGGAAATTTTCGTGCGGATGCCAATGTTTCTATTAAGCCAAAGGGTTCAAATGTACTTGGCCAACGCTGTGAAATTAAAAATGTGAACTCATTTAAATATTTAGAAAAAGCTATTGCATATGAAGTGGAACGCCAATTCGAAGTGCTCGAATCAGGCGGTACAATTCATATGGAAACGAGAGGATATGATAGCGATAAAAACATAACAATTGGTCAACGTAGTAAAGAATCAGCAAAAGATTATCGATATTTTCCAGAGCCAGATTTGCCTCCGCTCGTTGTATCTAAAGAGAGAATTGAAAAAGTCAGAAGTCAAATGCCTGAGTTACCAGAAAGCAAAGCAGCACGTTTTATAGAAAAGTATGGACTTCCTGAATACGACGCCAAGGTCATCACATCTTCAAGAATTAATAGTGCTTATTTTGAATCATTAGTTAATTCATTGCTTGGTAAAGTTGATCCTAAAAATATCTCAAATTATTTTATGACAGATGTTATGAGAGCGAGTAAGGTTTTTGCAGAAGAAAAGGGAATTTCTCTGGATGAATTGCAACAGGTTCCTGTTTCTTTAGAAAATAGCAATGCTCTTTTAAGTTTACAAGCTTCAGGAACAATAAGCGGACGTATTGCTAAAGAAATTTTTGAGGAAATGATTTTAAGTGGAAAATCACCAGTTGAAATTGTTAAAGAAAAAAACTTAATTCAAATTTCAGATGAAACTTCGATAGCTAAAATTTGTGAACAAGTTATTTTAGAGAATCCTGAGCAACTTGCTCAGTATTTGTCTGGAAAAGAAAAACTTTTTGGCTTTTTTGTAGGTCAAACTATGAAAATTTCTGGTGGTAAATTAAACCCAAGTAAAGTTAATGAAATGTTAAAAAAATTACTTGAATCAAAAAAGTAA
- a CDS encoding TetR/AcrR family transcriptional regulator, translated as MQTESSEPKAQTIVKRQRKNKEDRFEDFICSAKKVFAEKGYDAATIRDIAKEAKCSDGLLFRYFKSKSDLLIAVINNGRVNSQKDILDCLCDSNKIEDQIYLIMKIYIEKFKESEQLLRVILSRAITDPEFDDFKIRFKDMDFLKPQIEFFKHRQLMGDISSKCDCEALVMMIYSLAFMIGFNRQALLGIPQEECFELAKQYIDIFTVGIR; from the coding sequence ATGCAAACAGAATCCTCTGAACCCAAAGCACAAACTATTGTAAAACGGCAAAGAAAAAACAAAGAAGATCGTTTTGAAGATTTTATCTGTAGTGCAAAAAAAGTTTTTGCTGAAAAGGGTTATGATGCAGCAACCATTCGTGACATTGCTAAAGAAGCTAAATGTTCTGATGGACTTTTGTTTCGTTATTTTAAATCAAAATCAGATCTTCTCATTGCAGTGATAAATAATGGCAGAGTAAACAGTCAAAAAGATATATTAGATTGTCTATGTGATTCAAATAAAATTGAAGATCAAATTTATTTGATTATGAAAATATATATTGAAAAATTTAAAGAAAGTGAGCAACTTTTAAGAGTTATTCTTTCAAGAGCTATCACGGATCCAGAGTTTGACGATTTTAAAATAAGATTTAAAGATATGGATTTCTTAAAACCTCAGATTGAATTTTTCAAACATAGACAATTGATGGGCGATATTTCTTCAAAATGTGATTGCGAAGCTTTGGTTATGATGATTTATTCTTTGGCCTTTATGATAGGCTTTAATCGTCAAGCTTTACTTGGTATTCCACAGGAAGAATGCTTTGAATTGGCAAAACAATATATCGATATTTTTACTGTAGGAATTAGATAA
- a CDS encoding phosphate/phosphite/phosphonate ABC transporter substrate-binding protein — protein MIFYEWKKKVTFHVCLIMSLLILTSCTQLCLNSPELGSKALPIEFYLESPDILNTDEIAVENLENCIEKNSGYRVHFNYATDEKALITAMSRGNAQFALMSSLSYIGASEKTPLQSILLLLKKESPFTRSIILGKSSTWKNYLIKTALPLNVYSFQNEHTLNFFNNSTVAYTHPESDVGFLIPRMYFLQRNIFPSSAIFVGNYDSVLQAIEENLATIGALSETFLEKKFPNSVPFQIGSQIGHFTILGISQSIPLKVIVENPKIPLDISKSLINGLEICVQENNSDFKKIFDADGIQKSNEKSFSFTKELYNFQQENIRILTPRIP, from the coding sequence ATGATTTTTTATGAATGGAAGAAAAAAGTAACATTTCATGTATGTCTTATTATGAGTTTATTGATCTTAACGAGCTGCACTCAACTCTGTTTAAATTCACCAGAATTGGGTTCTAAAGCTTTGCCAATTGAGTTCTATTTGGAAAGCCCAGATATATTAAATACCGATGAAATTGCTGTTGAAAATTTAGAGAATTGTATTGAAAAAAATTCCGGCTATAGAGTCCATTTTAATTATGCTACAGATGAGAAAGCATTGATCACTGCTATGTCAAGAGGAAATGCACAGTTTGCTCTTATGAGTTCTTTATCCTATATTGGAGCTTCTGAAAAAACTCCACTACAAAGTATATTGTTATTACTTAAAAAAGAATCTCCTTTTACTCGTTCAATTATTTTAGGGAAAAGCTCAACTTGGAAAAATTACTTAATAAAAACAGCATTGCCTTTGAATGTATATTCTTTTCAGAATGAACACACTCTTAATTTTTTTAATAATTCAACTGTTGCTTACACCCATCCTGAAAGCGACGTCGGTTTCTTAATACCTCGAATGTATTTTCTCCAACGTAATATTTTTCCTAGCAGCGCAATTTTTGTTGGTAATTACGATTCTGTTTTGCAAGCTATCGAAGAAAATTTAGCAACAATAGGAGCATTATCAGAAACGTTTTTAGAAAAAAAATTTCCGAATTCTGTTCCTTTTCAAATTGGTTCTCAAATAGGACATTTTACAATACTTGGTATTTCACAGAGTATTCCACTTAAAGTTATTGTTGAGAACCCTAAAATACCTTTAGATATTTCAAAATCTTTAATTAATGGATTAGAAATTTGTGTACAAGAAAATAATTCAGATTTTAAAAAAATATTTGATGCAGATGGTATTCAGAAATCCAATGAAAAATCTTTTTCCTTTACAAAAGAATTATATAATTTCCAACAAGAAAACATACGTATTCTTACACCGCGCATTCCTTAA
- a CDS encoding substrate-binding periplasmic protein yields the protein MLARKFLNLKKSSIVIIILFLIFQKNSCAEDKKIKIIAEEVDMHSFFEVIKPVDPKAPPKKEDPKKPVEIVDPNAPPKVVGSDVDIVTKILQKLKIPYEVQIVKWKELEPMIKEGKADIALGIQKTEKYKKYAYFPRIPLRTRNYVFHRLTSEIGNKETLSYEEAVGQNLTVGIVVGFTYPSEFWDNYPYEKLQLNRLLYEGRDYKDLVIKLRQKKIDLFIADRERTTMLLKKIGAEESVFKYRNVLYWRDYYCIFPNKSTFPDKDKIIQQFERELYKMKESDLMTIINEMWIEKGY from the coding sequence ATGCTGGCTAGAAAATTTCTAAATTTAAAGAAATCGTCAATCGTTATTATAATTCTTTTTCTAATTTTTCAAAAGAATTCTTGCGCAGAAGACAAAAAAATTAAGATCATTGCAGAAGAAGTTGATATGCATTCTTTTTTTGAGGTGATAAAACCTGTTGATCCCAAAGCACCCCCCAAAAAAGAAGATCCTAAAAAGCCAGTTGAAATTGTTGACCCAAATGCTCCACCTAAAGTTGTTGGTTCGGATGTTGATATTGTAACTAAAATATTGCAGAAGTTAAAAATACCATACGAAGTCCAAATCGTGAAATGGAAAGAATTGGAACCCATGATCAAAGAGGGCAAAGCAGATATTGCTTTGGGCATTCAAAAAACAGAGAAATATAAAAAATATGCTTATTTTCCAAGAATTCCCTTGCGCACAAGAAATTATGTTTTCCACAGACTCACAAGTGAAATTGGCAATAAAGAAACTTTAAGTTATGAAGAAGCAGTGGGGCAAAACTTAACAGTAGGTATTGTTGTTGGCTTTACCTATCCAAGTGAGTTCTGGGATAATTATCCATATGAAAAATTACAATTGAACCGATTATTGTATGAAGGACGAGATTACAAAGATCTCGTTATTAAATTAAGACAAAAAAAAATTGATCTCTTTATTGCTGATAGAGAAAGAACAACCATGCTATTAAAAAAAATTGGGGCGGAAGAGTCTGTTTTTAAATACAGAAATGTGCTCTACTGGCGAGATTATTATTGCATCTTCCCAAACAAATCAACTTTTCCTGATAAAGATAAAATTATTCAGCAATTTGAAAGAGAACTTTATAAAATGAAGGAAAGTGATTTGATGACAATTATCAATGAAATGTGGATCGAAAAAGGATATTAA
- a CDS encoding YaiI/YqxD family protein has translation MKIWIDADACPAVIKEIVFKASERLSVEVCLVANQELKIPKSALISMVKVAKGFDVADAYIVTNLNANDMVITADVPLAALVVEKGALAINPRGELYNEGNISERLSVRNFMQSMRESGLIQGGGPAQFNPADKQRFASTFDKHLHILLKKDKK, from the coding sequence ATGAAAATTTGGATTGATGCAGACGCTTGTCCTGCCGTTATCAAAGAAATTGTCTTTAAAGCTTCTGAAAGATTGAGTGTGGAAGTTTGTTTAGTTGCAAACCAAGAATTGAAGATCCCGAAATCAGCTTTGATTTCAATGGTTAAGGTTGCAAAGGGTTTTGATGTTGCAGATGCATATATCGTCACAAACTTGAATGCGAATGATATGGTTATCACTGCTGACGTGCCTCTTGCTGCTTTGGTGGTCGAAAAAGGAGCTCTTGCTATCAATCCACGCGGCGAACTTTATAATGAAGGTAACATTTCAGAAAGGCTTTCTGTGAGGAATTTTATGCAGTCTATGAGGGAGAGCGGGCTCATTCAAGGTGGAGGTCCTGCTCAGTTTAATCCAGCTGATAAGCAAAGATTTGCGTCTACATTCGATAAGCATCTGCATATCTTACTTAAAAAAGATAAGAAATAA
- a CDS encoding phospholipase has protein sequence MKNSYKILLLILSINVLHYKKAFTWSNHTLITELALSNAAEIEKKNIIYPESLRSFLSETQNELPHILKQIEEWSKNRNNQYKYSHYPSTPEDLKFKSFANDPDIELKFLRAIRINPKMKFPFFLQLLPGDELRDKHIRIPQNEILLPEISQNSIAYSFIKIENSELLSPLSIVASASDEPDYGFDVGLFDDSPDADNFKYHFGIQPFGNPNLVFSSQAPFHMGFYHNSAFIYKAAPFLTKTYAEHRFYLFKELAKFAFNKGHPYWGYRFLGWSLHYAQDLSQPFHVTPLPGFSSSDLIAFNILDALEGLFNRSHRRKNDAINIISNRHLIYEQIIYNYLSYVRKYNIKNDPLHSALFQNEYKAVDSTNIDYYLREYITANAFKETFPTYGSVVFEKYNKDISSSLAKNLPYKYVSDPNYIFDFNIDTISLIKNLDSHQREELLKISYKLLKNTGIETRSIVRAILQNKE, from the coding sequence ATGAAAAATAGTTATAAAATATTATTATTAATACTTTCAATAAATGTTTTGCATTACAAAAAAGCTTTTACTTGGTCAAATCACACATTAATCACAGAACTTGCTCTTAGCAATGCAGCTGAAATTGAGAAAAAAAATATTATTTATCCTGAAAGTTTACGTTCATTTTTATCGGAAACACAAAATGAACTGCCTCATATCTTGAAGCAAATCGAAGAGTGGTCGAAAAATAGAAATAATCAGTATAAATACTCTCATTATCCAAGTACACCTGAGGATCTTAAATTTAAATCTTTTGCAAATGATCCCGATATTGAACTTAAATTTTTAAGAGCAATACGTATCAATCCAAAGATGAAATTTCCCTTTTTTCTGCAATTACTACCAGGAGATGAGTTAAGAGATAAACACATTCGCATACCGCAAAATGAAATTCTTCTGCCAGAGATTTCACAAAATTCAATTGCATACTCATTTATTAAAATTGAAAATTCAGAATTGCTATCACCCTTAAGTATTGTTGCGAGTGCATCGGATGAGCCTGATTATGGTTTCGATGTGGGCTTATTTGACGATAGCCCAGATGCTGACAATTTCAAATATCATTTTGGCATTCAACCATTTGGCAACCCCAATCTTGTCTTTAGCAGCCAAGCTCCTTTTCATATGGGGTTTTATCATAACTCAGCATTTATTTATAAAGCAGCACCTTTTCTGACAAAAACATACGCTGAACATCGGTTTTATCTTTTTAAAGAACTCGCAAAATTTGCATTTAATAAAGGACATCCTTACTGGGGATACCGCTTTTTAGGTTGGAGTTTACATTATGCACAAGATTTATCTCAACCCTTTCATGTCACACCATTGCCTGGTTTTTCATCATCAGATCTAATAGCCTTTAATATTCTAGATGCCTTGGAAGGATTATTTAATCGTTCTCACAGGCGTAAAAATGACGCAATTAATATCATTTCAAATCGCCATTTAATTTATGAGCAAATAATTTACAATTATTTAAGTTATGTCAGAAAATATAATATTAAAAATGATCCTCTTCATTCCGCACTTTTTCAAAATGAATACAAAGCAGTTGATTCGACAAATATCGATTATTACCTAAGAGAGTATATAACAGCAAATGCTTTCAAAGAAACATTTCCAACCTATGGCAGCGTAGTCTTTGAAAAGTATAATAAAGATATTTCTTCTTCTTTAGCTAAAAATTTACCCTATAAATATGTATCCGATCCAAATTATATTTTTGACTTTAATATAGATACAATATCTCTTATTAAAAATTTAGATTCTCATCAAAGAGAAGAGCTTTTAAAAATTTCTTATAAATTATTGAAAAATACAGGTATAGAAACACGGAGTATAGTCCGTGCCATTTTACAGAATAAAGAATGA
- a CDS encoding transporter substrate-binding domain-containing protein, which translates to MIQRAILLALAIFSSYKSMAAENLITLHYQDRPPYFVTDNVTKQLKGGELYLLIKKIMKEANIPYEFQIEPISRSILAIKNNNEPVCITYAYITTEREQFSYFSKPYYTDEIIALAIRKEDKRFDKYKTLEEIMKDDSLMPLAKIGYSWGNYTNKLLAQYKNYISTEIDKIDPKKIKVTSQEPKEMLQTVANNGADYTYFSINEIQYHLNQNKELKDKLKLKKLNDMKEAQSRYFMCAKIVGEKTMEKINKAIKKVTHK; encoded by the coding sequence ATGATTCAGCGCGCAATCTTACTCGCACTTGCAATATTTTCATCATACAAATCTATGGCAGCTGAAAATTTAATTACCCTTCACTATCAAGATAGACCCCCCTACTTTGTGACAGACAATGTCACTAAACAGTTGAAAGGAGGTGAGCTTTATTTGTTGATCAAAAAAATCATGAAGGAAGCAAATATCCCTTATGAATTTCAAATTGAACCTATATCACGTTCCATTCTTGCAATAAAAAATAACAACGAACCAGTTTGTATCACATACGCATATATCACTACTGAAAGAGAACAGTTTTCATATTTTTCTAAACCCTATTACACTGATGAAATAATAGCACTTGCTATACGCAAAGAGGACAAAAGATTTGATAAATACAAAACTTTAGAAGAAATAATGAAAGATGACTCTCTTATGCCCTTAGCAAAAATCGGCTATTCATGGGGTAATTATACAAATAAATTACTTGCACAATACAAAAATTATATTTCAACTGAAATCGATAAAATTGATCCCAAGAAAATAAAAGTCACCTCCCAAGAGCCAAAAGAAATGCTACAAACTGTAGCTAATAATGGAGCTGATTATACTTATTTTTCAATAAACGAGATTCAATATCATTTAAATCAAAATAAGGAGCTTAAAGATAAGCTGAAATTAAAAAAACTAAATGATATGAAAGAAGCACAATCTAGATATTTTATGTGTGCAAAAATCGTAGGTGAAAAAACTATGGAGAAAATAAATAAAGCTATTAAAAAGGTCACTCATAAATGA
- a CDS encoding ATP-binding protein, which translates to MLKNKTTLILILVTVLASLGTILLLFINYFKEINNLKSVYKIEKQEQVNEVKRNIEMRFNYFYQALRTISFIPNVKNLMEGQVQKLSNDTLSVIHEIYNNAYYNVQMSEIYITPKKLDPDQIDAKTKKPQSPLFTLDNNITGITSVNAGKKDKIEEIEIFEYRVMKEQLKFLNEKYPVLKSSKEVNVPAILSKDIVTCDNSEFSLADLKAKNDYNRLGIVYTVPSYNKNNKFIGAVSGVLRKKIIADSLPEKYFKLVNLNYGFAADNKAINQLLESEQYFKNNLVNPNIILNGSVDLKIRDDSVWKLWYAFPNEEFWSRNDVSSAKKLLIFGNILIILFATGIIFKLIGSLKYQKELEQEIQERTYSLKTKNQDMQLILDKASEGYLIIDTNGNITLEHSIILDKWFGSFAEGTKIWDYLSQGNKIWRESFINAFEQIINESIPIELALDQIPKFISVNNFHYELSISPIYNDNNDLIKFFCVILNNTVNREMDRIEVINNEKMRIFKNLINNKEDFIEIINEANNLVSLITEETSPEELKRIFQLLKENCMTLGIFTFAELCQNWLDDINTFNSENKGENCKKFCELWSRKMQDVKLLIGEQNSQLVKIDKNELYHALKSVRMGATQNEIENLLLSLSLEPISIRLNRLSKLCKQIAEKYNKNINIQVYANEFRVDSNYLADFWRTLIIVLHYVIHFNIEHPDERVQLKKSENGLISIEAAMQNNEFILKIKDDGKGIDLLEKQYNAFSLVEQVCINKGGKFEIENIPNQGTLYIFKIQIKDTVNIG; encoded by the coding sequence ATGTTAAAAAATAAAACGACTCTTATCCTTATTCTTGTCACTGTTTTAGCAAGTCTTGGGACTATTCTTCTTTTATTTATTAATTATTTCAAAGAGATAAATAATTTAAAATCTGTTTACAAAATAGAAAAGCAAGAACAAGTAAATGAAGTTAAGCGAAATATAGAAATGCGTTTTAATTACTTTTATCAGGCATTACGAACTATCAGTTTCATTCCAAATGTAAAAAATTTAATGGAAGGCCAAGTTCAGAAGCTATCCAATGATACACTGAGTGTTATACATGAGATATACAATAATGCTTATTATAATGTCCAAATGTCAGAAATTTACATAACTCCAAAAAAACTAGATCCCGATCAAATCGATGCAAAAACGAAAAAACCTCAGTCTCCCCTTTTTACCCTCGATAATAATATTACAGGAATAACAAGTGTAAATGCGGGCAAAAAGGATAAGATTGAAGAAATTGAAATTTTTGAATACCGTGTGATGAAAGAGCAATTAAAATTTTTAAATGAAAAATATCCTGTATTAAAGAGTTCTAAAGAAGTTAATGTACCTGCTATATTAAGTAAGGATATTGTGACGTGTGATAATTCTGAGTTTTCATTAGCAGACCTTAAAGCAAAAAATGACTATAATAGGCTTGGTATTGTATATACAGTGCCATCTTATAATAAAAATAATAAGTTTATTGGAGCAGTTTCTGGTGTTCTTCGAAAAAAAATAATAGCGGATTCTCTTCCTGAAAAGTATTTTAAACTGGTAAATTTGAATTATGGCTTTGCAGCAGATAATAAAGCGATTAATCAATTGTTAGAATCTGAGCAATATTTTAAAAATAACCTCGTGAATCCTAACATAATCTTAAATGGAAGTGTAGATCTAAAGATCAGAGATGATTCTGTCTGGAAATTATGGTATGCATTTCCTAATGAAGAATTTTGGAGTCGAAATGATGTATCTTCAGCAAAAAAATTGCTTATTTTTGGAAATATTTTAATAATACTTTTTGCAACTGGAATTATTTTTAAGCTTATAGGTTCTTTAAAATATCAGAAAGAACTCGAACAAGAAATTCAAGAAAGAACGTATTCTCTAAAGACTAAAAATCAAGATATGCAGCTTATACTGGATAAAGCATCCGAGGGTTATTTAATAATTGATACAAATGGAAATATTACATTAGAGCATTCAATTATTTTGGATAAATGGTTCGGGAGTTTTGCGGAAGGAACTAAAATTTGGGATTATTTAAGTCAAGGAAATAAAATATGGCGAGAATCTTTTATAAATGCTTTTGAACAAATCATAAATGAAAGTATTCCAATTGAACTTGCACTTGATCAAATTCCTAAATTTATTTCGGTTAATAATTTTCATTACGAGTTGTCTATATCTCCAATATACAATGACAATAACGATTTGATAAAATTCTTTTGTGTAATTTTAAATAATACAGTTAATCGTGAAATGGACCGAATTGAAGTCATTAATAATGAAAAAATGAGAATTTTTAAAAATTTAATAAATAATAAAGAAGATTTTATAGAGATAATAAATGAAGCAAATAATCTCGTATCTCTCATAACTGAAGAAACAAGCCCAGAAGAGTTAAAACGAATATTTCAATTATTAAAAGAAAACTGTATGACTTTAGGCATATTTACTTTCGCAGAGTTATGTCAGAATTGGTTAGATGATATAAATACTTTTAATTCAGAAAATAAAGGAGAAAATTGTAAAAAATTCTGTGAATTATGGTCGAGAAAAATGCAAGATGTTAAATTATTAATTGGTGAGCAAAATTCTCAATTGGTGAAAATTGACAAGAATGAGTTATATCATGCTTTAAAAAGTGTGAGAATGGGTGCGACACAAAATGAAATTGAAAATTTACTTCTTTCACTTTCGCTCGAACCGATATCCATTCGTTTAAATAGACTTTCAAAACTGTGCAAGCAAATAGCTGAAAAATATAATAAAAATATTAATATACAAGTTTACGCAAACGAATTTAGAGTTGATTCAAATTATTTAGCAGATTTTTGGCGGACATTAATAATTGTTCTGCATTATGTAATCCATTTTAATATAGAGCACCCAGATGAAAGGGTTCAATTAAAAAAATCTGAGAATGGATTGATTTCAATCGAAGCTGCAATGCAAAATAATGAATTTATTTTAAAGATAAAAGACGATGGAAAAGGTATAGATTTATTAGAAAAGCAATATAATGCTTTTTCCTTGGTTGAGCAAGTTTGTATAAATAAAGGTGGTAAATTTGAAATTGAAAATATACCGAACCAAGGAACACTTTATATCTTTAAAATTCAGATAAAAGATACAGTAAATATAGGATAA